A stretch of the Teredinibacter haidensis genome encodes the following:
- a CDS encoding cyclic nucleotide-binding domain-containing protein, translating to MGIVQSATKQSSKSTNQDLLQIAQSLSPLKSMKPGFLEDLFKRAEVQTVFARDVVFEQGTIDNQHVYMLYGEVELTYPSGHVEIVRAGEQQFSLAQIQPRSCRATALCDTTLLRIDSDQLDRTLSWCQIAQYLMSEISLQRDLDEDSEWIYTVLNSNLFFKVPPVNVEQIFSRLTPMVVDADEVIVRQGEIGDCCYFIKEGDAVVTHFDEAKKTIVKIADICTGRCFGEDALVYEQVRNANVVMKTDGVLMRLEKNDFMLLLKDAVVDEVTEAELADMVEQPTLIDVRTDEEYAFGHMALSGNIPLNLLSLKKRLLYPEKPYVFYCDTGRRSRAAAYLLGKQGYNVMALKGGVNGQKLADNLVADPAYIIRDGALLSGQ from the coding sequence ATGGGTATAGTTCAGAGCGCAACCAAGCAATCATCTAAAAGTACGAATCAGGATCTCCTTCAAATCGCGCAAAGTCTTTCTCCTCTTAAGTCAATGAAACCGGGTTTTCTCGAAGATTTGTTTAAGCGGGCAGAGGTGCAGACAGTTTTTGCCCGTGATGTGGTTTTCGAGCAGGGCACCATCGATAATCAGCATGTATATATGCTTTATGGCGAGGTTGAATTAACGTATCCATCGGGTCATGTTGAAATTGTTCGTGCTGGTGAGCAGCAATTTTCGTTAGCGCAAATACAGCCTCGCTCCTGTCGCGCCACTGCGTTGTGCGATACTACTTTGTTACGTATTGATAGTGATCAACTTGATAGGACACTAAGCTGGTGTCAGATAGCACAGTATTTAATGTCTGAGATTTCGCTGCAGCGGGATCTCGATGAAGACTCTGAGTGGATCTACACCGTTCTCAATTCTAACCTCTTTTTTAAAGTTCCCCCCGTAAATGTCGAACAAATTTTTTCTCGCTTAACTCCGATGGTTGTCGATGCTGATGAGGTTATTGTTCGGCAGGGTGAAATCGGCGATTGTTGCTATTTTATAAAGGAGGGGGATGCCGTTGTTACTCATTTTGACGAAGCAAAAAAAACAATCGTAAAAATTGCTGATATCTGTACCGGTCGCTGTTTCGGTGAAGATGCCTTGGTCTATGAGCAGGTTCGCAATGCGAACGTTGTAATGAAAACTGACGGTGTATTAATGCGACTGGAAAAAAATGATTTTATGTTGCTTCTGAAGGATGCCGTTGTCGACGAAGTTACTGAAGCTGAACTTGCAGATATGGTAGAGCAGCCCACCTTGATTGATGTTCGCACCGACGAGGAGTACGCCTTTGGGCATATGGCGCTTTCGGGTAATATTCCGCTTAATCTACTGAGCTTAAAAAAACGATTGCTTTACCCCGAAAAACCCTACGTATTTTATTGTGATACAGGTAGAAGAAGCCGTGCTGCCGCCTATCTGTTAGGAAAGCAGGGATACAATGTTATGGCCTTAAAAGGTGGTGTAAATGGACAGAAACTGGCAGACAATTTGGTTGCCGATCCCGCCTATATTATTCGCGATGGGGCATTGCT
- a CDS encoding 1-aminocyclopropane-1-carboxylate deaminase/D-cysteine desulfhydrase, whose protein sequence is MPKVSRLSAAKNLDQFLTITPEAIANTAPLQELETFATLAGGPQLSLLRLDMIDPVLSGNKLFKLYYHLEAYAEVGEGKSIASFGGAYSNHLHALAALGRQLGIPTIGVIRGEPSSVVNATLHDLTAMGMRLHFVSRADYKRRYEQEWMDQLGTILGPVFWVPEGGGGELGTKGCIAIGDTLKNRVGDAHTIALACGTGSTITGVIQGIKGSSVSKVLGYSALKGAQSWLENHVNEGLERFLGVSSPRKIEWQINSEYHCGGFGQYPASLAAFVQYFEAQTQVLLDPVYTAKMLYGITSMVNQGAWPEGARIIAIHTGGLQGKRGINS, encoded by the coding sequence GTGCCAAAAGTCTCAAGGTTGTCAGCGGCTAAAAATCTGGATCAATTCCTAACAATCACACCGGAAGCTATCGCGAACACAGCGCCATTACAGGAGTTGGAGACTTTCGCTACGCTTGCTGGCGGGCCTCAGTTGAGCCTGCTACGTCTGGATATGATTGATCCGGTGTTAAGCGGGAATAAGCTATTCAAGCTGTACTATCATTTAGAAGCGTACGCTGAGGTTGGGGAGGGAAAATCTATTGCTAGCTTTGGCGGAGCTTATTCTAATCATCTTCACGCGCTGGCGGCGCTCGGGCGGCAACTTGGGATACCAACCATTGGGGTGATCCGCGGTGAGCCAAGCTCGGTGGTTAACGCGACATTACACGATTTGACTGCTATGGGCATGCGGCTTCACTTCGTTTCTCGAGCAGATTACAAGCGTCGTTACGAGCAGGAGTGGATGGACCAGCTTGGCACTATTCTTGGCCCGGTTTTTTGGGTGCCAGAAGGTGGTGGTGGCGAATTGGGCACTAAGGGCTGTATTGCAATAGGGGATACCCTTAAGAATAGGGTGGGTGACGCCCATACGATTGCGCTGGCTTGTGGTACAGGTTCGACTATCACTGGTGTAATACAGGGGATTAAAGGTAGCTCCGTATCGAAAGTTCTAGGGTATAGTGCTTTGAAAGGTGCGCAGAGCTGGCTCGAGAATCATGTCAATGAGGGGTTGGAACGTTTTCTTGGAGTCTCATCTCCACGAAAAATTGAGTGGCAAATCAATAGCGAATATCACTGTGGTGGTTTTGGGCAATATCCGGCAAGTCTAGCGGCATTTGTTCAATATTTTGAAGCGCAAACACAGGTTTTATTGGATCCGGTATACACTGCTAAGATGCTGTATGGCATTACGTCGATGGTCAATCAGGGTGCATGGCCAGAGGGTGCCAGGATTATTGCGATTCATACGGGCGGATTGCAGGGTAAACGGGGTATCAATAGCTAA
- a CDS encoding sodium:proton antiporter produces MIFDHDELAQAIFFFENDGLPSKEMHYSEFEAILDGYVPAVEWAERTAKAVFLEIDSRFRIRTTIFFTIGFTPKGKVVDSWNIPLDQLVSNALRGPDLGAGPIRLVCASQCPIRYFQDALWDPDMRSSRNQLQMLTKAVKRNKLSIQFRDNPEEAPEPVHRGAGGLEKHTSHELRNEYAKEFRDQMAQILKDQRLRSATISKDNERSLTALKLEHSNRIEEYRSLIADKSRSIEEEKERNRALKDTIEGQAQKIEGLREYFEHKLEKAEGQESEYAQALRENYATELDAKLEAATTELKEMLQMREVELMYRNEQESQLRDEVARLRKDNQGLVGSSHDELLSKMVSQGVSFVTYQPGAGHITIPLSDIADYMANPVAYAAGQCGVQEAHYKAWLEHYQAPVCTALGSDGGICGENVSRVSNPADFHSGDQDRCKEHKEIKGAKSLKVVSG; encoded by the coding sequence GTGATCTTCGACCATGATGAGTTAGCTCAAGCAATATTCTTTTTTGAGAATGATGGCCTTCCAAGCAAGGAAATGCACTACTCCGAGTTTGAGGCAATTCTCGACGGCTACGTGCCTGCGGTCGAATGGGCCGAGCGCACGGCAAAAGCCGTTTTTTTGGAGATTGATTCACGCTTTCGTATTCGCACTACGATCTTCTTTACTATCGGATTTACGCCAAAGGGAAAGGTTGTCGATAGCTGGAATATTCCACTGGATCAACTGGTATCCAACGCATTGCGTGGTCCAGATCTCGGGGCTGGGCCGATTCGGCTAGTGTGCGCCAGCCAGTGCCCAATACGCTACTTTCAGGATGCACTATGGGATCCTGATATGCGCTCCTCTCGCAATCAATTGCAGATGCTGACTAAAGCGGTCAAGCGCAATAAGCTCTCTATTCAATTTCGGGATAATCCAGAGGAAGCACCTGAGCCTGTACATCGTGGCGCAGGTGGACTGGAAAAGCACACTTCACATGAACTTCGAAATGAGTATGCAAAGGAGTTTCGGGACCAGATGGCGCAGATTCTCAAGGATCAGCGCCTTAGGTCGGCGACGATATCGAAGGATAATGAACGGTCTCTCACCGCTTTAAAGTTAGAGCACAGCAATAGAATAGAAGAGTATCGAAGTTTAATCGCAGATAAGAGCCGTTCGATTGAAGAGGAAAAGGAGCGGAACCGGGCGCTAAAAGACACAATTGAAGGCCAGGCGCAGAAAATAGAGGGTTTACGTGAATATTTTGAGCACAAGCTCGAAAAAGCAGAAGGGCAGGAGTCTGAATATGCTCAGGCACTGCGAGAAAACTATGCTACGGAGTTAGATGCAAAACTAGAGGCGGCAACAACAGAGTTAAAGGAAATGCTGCAGATGCGGGAGGTCGAACTGATGTACCGTAACGAGCAGGAAAGCCAGCTGAGAGATGAAGTGGCTCGTTTACGCAAGGACAATCAGGGCTTGGTGGGTAGCTCTCACGATGAGTTGTTGAGTAAGATGGTGTCGCAAGGGGTAAGCTTTGTTACCTACCAGCCTGGCGCCGGCCATATCACCATCCCTTTAAGCGACATTGCAGACTACATGGCTAATCCAGTAGCATATGCCGCCGGCCAATGTGGAGTGCAAGAAGCGCACTACAAAGCTTGGTTGGAGCACTATCAAGCGCCGGTTTGTACGGCATTGGGTTCCGATGGCGGTATCTGCGGGGAGAATGTTTCCCGGGTCAGTAATCCGGCCGATTTTCACAGCGGCGATCAGGATCGTTGCAAAGAGCACAAAGAGATCAAAGGTGCCAAAAGTCTCAAGGTTGTCAGCGGCTAA